GAAGAGCGTGAGGTAACAGACACAAGTGCTGAAAATTTTGTGATTAGGGAGAAGAGTGTGTTCAGTGTCCACCTCGGAAATTTTTTGATACCAATTGGTccataattgaattatatttcTCTCTCTGTGGTTTTGTGTTTCTCTCTCTAGggctttctctttctctctctgtgTCGGGATTTTGGGGGAGATAACTAACGCGTCAACTGTCAAAACTATCACACACATGCAGACTCTCTCTGATtgtgttttctttcattttattaacgctctttctctctccctgtctatgactagagataagataaCCTAGGACGCATTGTTGTCTGTCTCTGTCTCTGTCTCCATCGCatcattttcttatataaacgCAGTATTTGCCTTTTCTGTGGTTTTGGGTTGCGTTATTAATTGTGTGGTTTCTTGTGACAGGCAAAGGGAAGAAAAGTGGATTCTAAAGGGCTCCACTCAGTTTcaggtgtgtgtgtgtgtgtatagcGATTTATGGTTTCTGTTGTAATGTAATTCTTATTTCATATTTCACAGCTTTTTCCTTGTGTACCTCGTTCGATACTGAAACGGGTTTGCCGATGTTTTTGTTACCCTATCGTCCACTGTGAGTTTCTAAACTAAGTTTGGTTTTTCTGTTCTGTTTCTAGTGTTAGGAACTCCGTCGAAGCTTCCACCTGGGATTCCGTTGCCTGACAAGAGGACCCTGGAGTTGATCCTTGACAAGCTTCAGAAGTAAGGGGATTTCGATGAACATTTTCTTTCCTCTTGCACTCTTTTTGGTTGTGGTGAATGATTACTCTAGCATCTTCAACTTATATTGATGCATGCTGATGTGATGTCTTCTGGTGAATTGTCAGGAAGGACACATATGGTGTGTATGCTGAACCAGTTGATCCAGAAGAGGTGTGCGGGCTTTTCTTCCTTTGAAATTTTAATCTTGCTTTTGGAAGGCAATCTAAGTTGAAAGTTCAAATTATGTTTCAATGCAGCTTCCTGATTATCATGATGTGATTGAGAATCCAATGGACTTTTCCACAGTGAGGAAGAAATTGGCAAATGGATCCTATCCTACCTTGGAACAATTTGAGGTGTGTACATGTGTCAACTGTTCATGATGGTTAAAGTTGGGAGaggtttcttttcttctctgagattatgattgttttttctatttgatTATAAGTGGGTTGATAGCTCGAGGGTGCTTGCAATTGGTGTGAGGGGAAACATTTAAGCGGCTTGTTTGTCAGTATAATAGAGTCTGTCTGGATTTTACTTACTTATGTTTGTCAGTAGCGATTTGTGTGTTTGTGATTGATAGTGGGAAACTTTTTCAGGAGTAAACTAATGATGGGATTGTATGAAATTTAGCACAATTTATTACTACAGTTTTTATTTCCTGGAAAGGAGTATATTTTCAATGTAATGATAGATTGGGTTATGGTAAGCATTGACATAGTGTAGCTTGTCTATTTTGGCATGAATAAATGATTGTTTCTTAATTTAGTAGAAATTTTGCAATTCAGCACCTCAGTGCCTAGAGCCCGAAAAATGTCTAATGTCGCACATGAGTGAGGCTATGGGAGATTAAAATATATGCTGATGCTAATAGGCAGTGGGGGGTAATATATCCTGGTTAGTTTGTCTCTTGTTTATGGCTCTTGGTACCCTATTTTAGATGATAAAAAGGTGTGGGAGaagaaaatgactttttttattaGTGTGGATTTTCTTTATAGACAACCTGTTATCATAATGATGTTTAAGAAATGCAAGAAACAAACTTGTTTGCTCCCTCATCTGAACTGAGGAGGATAACACCAACAGCAGGATTGTTGCCTTTTGACCTAGAGGCTCAAATTTTTGGAAAACAATCTGTTTGTGTGGGGCCAGGTTGTGTGCATCAATCATCGCAAAATTCTGCTAGGCGCACCTTGTGCACTAGGCAACACTTATTATCATCTTAACCAGTTTTAAACTGTAGGTTGTATGTTGTCTTCCTAGTTGAGTGATATTTTGAAAGGTAAATAACTTTTACTGTATCACATTAAATTTTGATGCAATTGTTGAATGCAGAGTGATGTATTTTTGATTTGCTCGAATGCAATGCAATACAATGCAGCGGAGACTATATACCACAAACAGGTATAGAATTTACTGTTCTCCCTTGAAAAACGTTTCCATGTAGCTATTTTGTTGTGCAAGCTGTATGATCCCTATATTTGTTTCAGGCAAGATCGATACAAGAACTGGCTAGGAAAAAGTTTGAAAAGTTACGGTTTGACTTTGATCGCTCTCAGAGTGAGCTGAAGTCTGAACAAAAAACTAGATCTAATTCCCTGGTTAAGAAGTCAGCAAAGAAGCCACTGGGTCATACTTCACAGGAACCAATTGGCTCTGATTTTTCCTCTGGTGCAACTCTTGCTACTATTGGAGATGTATTGCCAACATCCCATCCAATGCAAGGTGTCGTTTGTGAAAGGCCTGGAAATATTGATGGTCTTGTGGAGGGGAATGCTTTCATTATTGATGCAAATCAAGAGAAAGCAGAAGACTACATATCAGGTATCACAGAAAAGATTAAGCCCTTTCGTGCCttcattgtttaatttttcttaatttcagtTGGATATTACTGTCATCATATAGCTATTCTCTTCTGAGACTGTTGCTTTATTGTTTCAGGGAGGGGTCTGCTTTCCAAGTTGGGAAGGAAACCATCTATGCAAGATATGGAACGTCGTGCAACTTATAATATGCCTAATCCACCAGCTACGAGATCGGATTCTGTATTTACAACATTTGAGGGTGAAGTGAAGCAGCTGGTTACTGTATGTATCTAAAGAAGTGATTCTAATCCTTGAATaaaactttcttattttttttaaagcatCAATGTTGTATATTTTTGGCACCAGGTTGGACTTCAAGCTGAGCACTCCTATGCCAGGAGTTTGGCTCGTTTTGCTGCAACTCTAGGACCTACAGCTTGGAGAATCGCTTCCCAGAGGATTCAGCAGGCACTACCACCTGGCTGTAAATTTGGTCGTGGTTGGGTTGGAGAGTATGAACCACTTCCCACACCAGTATTAAAGCTTGATAATCTTGCCCAGCAGCAACCTATTTTGGGGACTAAGACGCAGTCTACTGCTGAGTTAATAAAGGTTGACAAAAATTGTAAGAATGTGGAATCCACCTCGGAACATCCTGTTAATGGACCAATCCATGAGGGAAAACAGCCTTCTGTCTGTTCTAGTAGTGGGCTTACATCGGATGGCAAATCATCTTTGTTTGGTTCTGCTGGATCAAGACCCAATTCTCATGACAATCTCTTTTATCCACAACCCAATGTCCAAACTAGGAACCTCAACAAGTCTGAGAACAAGGGTTTGAAACAAGTGGAATTGAACTCTTTACCCTCCAGTGATCAGAATAATGCCAGTCTAGTTGCAAAGCTTACAAGTAATGCTCCTGCAGCAGTGTCTAAGCCCAGAGAAATGATACCTAGTAACTTGACTATTTTACCGTCTATGCCTTTCAAGCAGCCAGATACCAACGGAGTTGTTGGTGGAGAGTTGCCCAATGGAAAAGTAAGGAATACTAGTTTAAACAGACGGATGCCTGGTGCATCATCCGAAAGTACGTCAAATCAAACAGGTAGATCAGCTCCCTTTGTTGCCCATGGACAGGAGCAGACTCTTAGTGACCCAGTTCAGTTGATGAGGATGTTAGCCGAAAAGACACAAAAACAACAGACTTCTAGTTCATCCAATCATTCCCCTGCTGACACCCCACCAGTGACCCCATCAGTTCCATTGGGACGGAGAGAGGATTTGAGCAATGCTTCAGCAGCAGCTGCCCGTGCATGGATGTCTGTTGGTGCAGCAGGTTTTAAACAAGGACCTGAAATTTCTAGTTCACCCAAAAATCAGATTTCTGCAGAATCATTGTACAACCCAGCGAGAGAGTTCCATCAGCCCTTTTCACGAATTAGGGGAGAGTTTTCTCCTGGTGGAACACCTTTCCAGTCTGAGAAGAACAATTTTCCATTTCAGGCACTTGTACCCCAATCTCAACCTATTCAACCAGTTGGTGCTTCACAGTTTCCAAACAGACCTATGGTCTTCCCTCAAGTAGCAGCTTCTGACTTGTCAAGATTTCAGATACCACCTTGGCGGGGTATCCGACCTCACAGTCAACCAAGACAGAAACAGGAAACACTTCCTCCTGACCTGAACATTGGTTTCCAACCTCCTGGTTCACCTGCAAAACAATCATCTGGTGTGCTGGTTGACTCTCAGCAACCAGACCTTGCTTTGCAACTGTGACATGTTATTGTATTTCTGTTGTGGATGTATCCACAAGATTGACTGATTGTGGAATTTCGGCTCCTGTCGTTGGACGTCAATTTTGATCCCAAAGGCCTTGTTGAATGAGGAAAAGGCTACCATTTTACTACTTTAGGAAGAGATGAAACCAATTGGGAAGATTGTTTTCCCTTGGATGCTTATGTTGGGGATCTTATGGTTTTATTGAAAAGGATTTGGCACTAGGTAAATCCAATGAGTTTGCTAGTTTCAGaaatttgagtggatttgcCAGAAGACAAATTCACGACTTTTCATCTTTTCCAGATGAGGATTACCTAGTGAATGTAGCTTATCTATGTTCTATCCAGGAGTTGAAACCATATAAAACATTAGGAGTCGTTCATGATCAAGCGTTGCTTAGATTTTTCACAATTAGCGGGCGAAAAATCCTGTTGATGATGCCTTGTACATTCTTTACAGATGGTTAAGATTCGGTTGATACCATTAGATTATGATTACTTGTTTATCTGAATTGATGGAAAGGCATCACTTCTTAGTTCTTAATGCTGCTATTATTCTGTACATGTCTTGAATGCAAAACCTCAACATGTTTTCCCTTGTTTTAGCCGATTCTCCAGCTTCAACATTTTAAGCAGTACCATGCACCCCTTCGAAAGGGTTTGGATATCtagtgaaaatttatttataggttGAGAAACAGTATGAAGGCTGGAGTGGTTTGATTTAGAAGTATCAAAACCAAGCACTGACATGGAAATATGGAGGTTGAATTGGcttgtttgattaaaaaaagcTGTTTAGATTAATTCATTTATATGAAATTATCTAAACGTATACAGATGGATAAATTATGTTTCTTAATTCTCATGAGTACGAATTTATTCTGTTTTAACTTTCTAAAATTGTTGGCTGTAGTTATTGCAAATAAActcttaaaacattttataccAATATTGAATGTTATTGGGACACATTTATTGTAGTACATATAATTTCATGATTATCGATGTAGTAGTATGAATTGAACATTAATGTGAGACTTAAATAATAACATGAAGCAATGTTATAAAGTAATAAAGTGGGTGAAAAAGTGGTTGAAAAGAGAGATTGGTAAATAAagattttgaatgaaaattattgaaGAATTAGGTCAGAAGCTATGGGTGACCTGCACATTACTCATTCCCATCCTTGTCTCACCCCTAAAGTGGAACTTTCGTGTTTTGGAACTACATGAATAATAGCTTTTTGCGAAAATGGCGCTATATTGAGCGATGATGGTAGGTGAAGCCCATAATTGGATTACAAAATTAGTTTGCCATATGGGGACACTCCACTCAACCAACTCAACTTACACTAAATAACCAAACCAAAATTCAAAAGCATGGTGCTTCCAATTTCCAATTTTTCAAGCCTTCGTGCCTCATCTATCACAATGCCACCTAAGCATAGCAATTTGAGAGCATGCATCACCATCACAAGACAGCTATAAGCTGTTTGGATTCCGAAAACTCAGAGAATCAGCTAACATAAGATGTTATTAGAGTATGCCAAACAACGTGAAAGTTTATAGTTACATGAACTCATAAAttcattatcttaaatttttttttactgaaagTAGTATCAATTTCTTATATGTGAGTTAAATTTGTTGGAAGTTccatataaattaaagataagaccaatttagtgggtgcaaaccttaccTTATAAGTTTGTTTTGTATGCTgagcttaaagttcacttcttaacatgatatcataGTCAGGTTAGAGTCTATCTTAACGAGATTTGTGTAAACATattattccacccgctatcggactacccattaatgtctagtctcatgcTTGAAATGTATATATCTCAGTGTGAAGGTGTTTATTGGAAGTCCTATATCGGTTAGAGATCTCAATGTGAGGGGATGTTGGAAgtttcacatcgactagagataaaaccaatttataatatataagtagatgTAAATCTCGCCTTACAAGCCaattttgtaggattgagttagacttaaagttcacttttaataaaattaattgatattaattcttttcctttatcattcttcaaaacaaaaactgatTATAGTTTCCTCAATTTTTAGTTTGATGTTTTTAACATGAACCCAAAATGTTTTTTAGTAAGTGTAGTAAAAAAatctcatattaaataaaagtaagattaattatagtatataaataaagtaaatctCGCTTTTTTccaattaattttataagattgaattaaatataaactcATTTAGTAAAATTCtttcttgtaaaaaaaatacGTAAAGTATGATAAATAGTAACATATTCATCGACACgattgttattttattacattgatCACATCTATAACATATGATATATGTCTATTGGAAGCATTGATACGTTAAATAGAAAAGTGAAACAATTTATGGTTCTTCAAACTTGGAAAGCCTTTTACTATCGGCTTAATTTGcttgaattaagaaaaaaaaaacgggATTTCTAAATTTATGACAAACTacttaaatcaaatataaaattacttacattaaaaatatatatagcaaaatttattatttccttttacctttcaattgtttatattttaaaatgaactaTTTCCTATCCCTTTAACTTAGTTGATTAGAtactatttataagaatttatGTGAGTGGTTTGTCAAAAATGAATAAACTAATAACCAACTATGAAACTTTACGTACTTCtaaatttgttaactttaaattgtgaattaattaataacgTGAAATATTGTGTTtggatttatttgattttagaGGTTTTGATATCACGAGATGTGTGAAGTGTTAGAGAAAGTTATCTTTTGAATTGCCATTTTGATCTTCCCATATTTGCCTTTCACGCacttcattttgaaaaaaagaaataaagtaattgaagaaataagaaaagaaaaataaagttctTTTCACTTTAGAAATGTCTACTTCATAAAAAGACATCacacaacaaaaaaatgtattttatttcatcCTAATCTAAACCCCCACTTagaaaaaattcttttaattttattttggtttaaattcacttttaattccgtagttttgtgaatatttaattttaatttctataaattttaactataattttcatcttttaggttttctttttaaattacaaGTCCACTGTTAAATATCTACCaactattttatttcatatcaaTATTAATGTATGACAGTGGGTCAAAATATCAGAAGCAATATTTTCATAtagttttcaatttaaaaatatttattctcatTTATACTACTTATGTATTTTATCTTAGTAGAATAAGAAGGAAAAtggatataaaataatattttatttgaagattAACCATCTTTTAATATTGAAGATGACGTGGGAAGAACATTTTAACACAAAAAGATTAAACATTTGTATCCCTTTTAAGGGATTGGAAcctaataatattaaagtttgagacgaataaattataatttcgtATTCAAATTTAggtattgaaaatatatttatattttaattattaattaaatattactaaaacaataatatatgtgtgtgtttttttattaatatgagtattttattttaataatacagACTTTTATTTAGTGAATTATCAAAATGAAATTCCAATTcttattaaaagtatattaacaatatctataaaattggattagttttttctttgtttttttttcctttctagtcattttttattttgaaattttaataaacatGCAAAAccttatttttgtgaaattttatagaaaaattataaaatataaaaagaaatctaATAATGTAAAGTTGCCTACATGAAAACTATAAAATCCaacaaatgttaaaataaaaaatggtcatGTATGATAAAAATTCAAATGGGTGTGTCCCacaaataacttaaaaaatataacattttaaattttcatttatggTATTTTCTTTTTGCACATTTATTAGATTTCATAACGAATTGATCTAATATCACAAATTTCATATCTTGAATAGGTAAACAAATAGTTAAAAATCTtacattaaaaatgatatttatttta
This window of the Vigna angularis cultivar LongXiaoDou No.4 chromosome 7, ASM1680809v1, whole genome shotgun sequence genome carries:
- the LOC108338306 gene encoding uncharacterized protein LOC108338306 codes for the protein MMGQIVRRKKKGRPSKTDLARRSGQSPASSQPDLRRSRRRRNVRYNIDYDDYLDEEDEDEEEDERRREKKKLKLVVKLNNNEEEDDDEEEDAPSHVGARGVHAQEEKGEEEEDEGEEEEEEEEEGNEEAEELEEEREAKGRKVDSKGLHSVSVLGTPSKLPPGIPLPDKRTLELILDKLQKKDTYGVYAEPVDPEELPDYHDVIENPMDFSTVRKKLANGSYPTLEQFESDVFLICSNAMQYNAAETIYHKQARSIQELARKKFEKLRFDFDRSQSELKSEQKTRSNSLVKKSAKKPLGHTSQEPIGSDFSSGATLATIGDVLPTSHPMQGVVCERPGNIDGLVEGNAFIIDANQEKAEDYISGRGLLSKLGRKPSMQDMERRATYNMPNPPATRSDSVFTTFEGEVKQLVTVGLQAEHSYARSLARFAATLGPTAWRIASQRIQQALPPGCKFGRGWVGEYEPLPTPVLKLDNLAQQQPILGTKTQSTAELIKVDKNCKNVESTSEHPVNGPIHEGKQPSVCSSSGLTSDGKSSLFGSAGSRPNSHDNLFYPQPNVQTRNLNKSENKGLKQVELNSLPSSDQNNASLVAKLTSNAPAAVSKPREMIPSNLTILPSMPFKQPDTNGVVGGELPNGKVRNTSLNRRMPGASSESTSNQTGRSAPFVAHGQEQTLSDPVQLMRMLAEKTQKQQTSSSSNHSPADTPPVTPSVPLGRREDLSNASAAAARAWMSVGAAGFKQGPEISSSPKNQISAESLYNPAREFHQPFSRIRGEFSPGGTPFQSEKNNFPFQALVPQSQPIQPVGASQFPNRPMVFPQVAASDLSRFQIPPWRGIRPHSQPRQKQETLPPDLNIGFQPPGSPAKQSSGVLVDSQQPDLALQL